From a single Oncorhynchus tshawytscha isolate Ot180627B linkage group LG33, Otsh_v2.0, whole genome shotgun sequence genomic region:
- the LOC112231247 gene encoding transforming growth factor beta-1 proprotein gives MRAVCLMLTALLMLEYVCRSDTMSTCKSLDLELVKRKRIEAIRGQILSKLRLPKEPEIDQEGDTEEVPASLMSIYNSTVELSEEQVHTYIPSTHDAEEEAYFAKEVHKFNMKQSENTSKHQMLFNMSEMRSVLGTDRLLSQAELRLLIKNHGLLDDSEQRLELYRGVGDKARYLKSHFVSKEWANRWVSFDVTQTLNEWLQGAGEEQGFQLKLPCDCGKPMEEFSFKISGMNKLRGDTETLAMKMPSKPHILLMSLPVERHRQPSSRKKRQTTTEEICSDKSESCCVRRLYIDFRKDLGWKWIHEPTGYFANYCIGPCTYIWNTENKYSQVLALYKHHNPGASAQPCCVPQVLEPLPIIYYVGRQHKVEQLSNMIVKSCRCS, from the exons ATGAGGGCAGTGTGTTTGATGCTGACTGCCTTATTGATGCTGGAATATGTGTGCCGGAGTGACACCATGTCCACCTGTAAGTCTCTGGACTTGGAACTGGTGAAGAGGAAACGTATTGAGGCCATCCGTGGACAGATACTGAGCAAGCTGCGGCTACCCAAGGAGCCAGAGATTGACCAGGAGGGAGACACTGAGGAGGTCCCAGCTTCCCTGATGTCCATCTACAACAGCACAGTGGAGCTGAGTGAGGAGCAGGTGCACACGTACATACCGTCCACTCATGATGCAGAGGAGGAGGCATACTTTGCAAAGGAGGTCCACAAGTTCAACATGAAACAAA GTGAGAACACCAGTAAGCACCAGATGCTCTTCAACATGTCTGAGATGCGGTCAGTATTGGGGACTGATCGACTGCTCTCTCAAGCTGAGCTCCGTCTCCTCATCAAAAACCATGGCCTGCTCGACGACAGCGAGCAGAGGCTGGAACTCTACAGAGGAGTTGGCGATAAGGCACGTTACCTGAAGTCCCATTTTGTCTCCAAGGAATGGGCCAATCGCTGGGTGTCCTTTGACGTAACACAGACTCTGAATGAGTGGCTGCAAGGGGCTG gagaggagcagggattCCAATTGAAGTTGCCTTGTGATTGTGGGAAACCAATGGAGGAATTCAGCTTCAAAATATCAG GGATGAACAAGCTGAGGGGAGATACAGAAACACTAGCCATGAAAATGCCATCAAAGCCTCACATTTTACTGATGTCACTTCCTGTGGAACGCCACAGACAGCCTAGCTCTCGGAAGAAACGACAAACCACTACTGAAGAGATCTGCTCAGA TAAATCGGAGAGTTGCTGTGTGCGAAGACTTTACATTGACTTCCGTAAGGACCTGGGCTGGAAGTGGATCCATGAACCCACTGGCTACTTTGCTAACTACTGCATCGGCCCCTGCACCTATATATGGAACACAGAAAACAAGTATTCCCAG GTACTGGCTCTGTATAAGCACCACAACCCCGGAGCCTCTGCCCAACCCTGCTGTGTTCCACAGGTCTTGGAGCCCCTACCCATTATCTATtatgtggggagacaacacaag GTGGAGCAGTTGTCCAATATGATTGTTAAGTCCTGCAGGTGTAGCTAG
- the LOC112230608 gene encoding uncharacterized protein LOC112230608, whose product MSVAGIHRGFLRKYGGFMFKQWKERYLILTADGCVLVSRDAVSPPDQMVALQGGCEAIVEGREILDLPKLPSGGRRDCCFALILPQEKFLLLLADNAEDCSQWVNMLRKVRESVSSPMSSCRHHNASTRCITDRDPLPDPISDKDPPTPPLSDMEILSPGPRYPGPRSSGPRSPGPRSPGPTSPGLISAGPNYHGPTTGDIQQKENGQKSPHMKRDKGTSHSVGCLRHGTSHDAQAVRAVYLLMGGAAASSAMGYLGACSPANPDVRPPDLPPTTDFSNLGSAGAYHSCNQTVVDSPHFHSFDFEGADSDFDAFDCGGFSF is encoded by the exons GTGGCTTTATGTTCAAACAATGGAAGGAGAGGTACCTCATATTGACAGCTGACGGCTGTGTGTTGGTGAGTCGCGATGCAGTGTCCCCTCCTGACCAGATGGTGGCATTGCAGGGGGGCTGTGAGGCCATCGTGGAGGGCAGGGAGATCCTGGACCTGCCCAAGCTGCCCTCTGGAGGACGCAGGGACTGCTGCTTTGCTCTGATCCTGCCTCAGGAGAAGTTCCTGCTGCTACTGGCTGACAACGCAGAAGACTGCAG TCAATGGGTCAACATGCTGAGGAAAGTGCGAGAA AGTGTATCATCACCAATGTCCTCCTGTAGACACCATAATGCTTCAACACGATGCATCACTGACAGAGACCCGCTTCCAGACCCCATTTCTGACAAAGATCCCCCAACTCCACCGCTGAGTGATATGGAGATCTTATCTCCTGGGCCAAGATACCCTGGGCCAAGATCTTCTGGGCCAAGATCTCCTGGGCCGAGATCTCCTGGGCCAACCTCTCCTGGCTTAATCTCTGCTGGGCCAAATTATCATGGGCCAACAACAGGTGACATTCAACAAAAGGAAAATG GCCAGAAATCTCCCCACATGAAGAGGGACAAAGGGACTAGTCATTCGGTGGGCTGTCTGCGCCATGGCACCAGCCATGATGCCCAGGCAGTGAGGGCTGTGTATCTGCTGATGGGAGGGGCCGCTGCTTCCTCTGCCATGGGTTACCTGGGTGCATGCTCTCCTGCTAATCCTGACGTAAGGCCTCCTGACCTGCCGCCCACCACAGACTTCTCTAACCTGGGCTCAGCAGGGGCTTACCACTCTTGCAACCAGACTGTTGTTGACTCTCCTCACTTCCACAGCTTTGACTTTGAGGGGGCAGACTCAGACTTTGATGCCTTTGACTGTGGGGGATTTTCATTCTAG
- the LOC112230607 gene encoding B9 domain-containing protein 2 — MAELHIIGQIVGASGFPQSSLFCKWGIHTGGAWRLLSGLKEGQTQVDLPQTGDTAYWSHPIDLHYTTKGLQGWPKLHLQVWHQDSFGRCQLYGYGYCHVPSSPGHHHVRCVTWRPLGSWQEQIAQTFVGGGPQLRSPDLVYSGADRYRLHTVAMGTVELELGIIMRHFDRYGVES; from the exons ATGGCAGAGCTGCACATTATCGGTCAGATCGTTGGGGCTAGCGGCTTCCCTCAGAGCAGTCTCTTCTGTAAATGGGGAATTCATACAG GAGGTGCATGGAGACTTCTCTCTGGCCTGAAGGAGGGGCAGACCCAGGTGGATTTGCCTCAGACGGGGGATACGGCATACTGGAGTCATCCCATTGATCTGCACTACACCACTAAAGGACTGCAAG GTTGGCCCAAGCTTCACCTGCAGGTTTGGCACCAGGATTCATTTGGGCGCTGTCAGCTGTATGGTTATGGATATTGCCATGTGCCCTCCAGCCCAGGCCACCACCATGTACGCTGTGTGACCTGGAGACCACTTGGATCCTGGCAAGAGCAGATAGCTCAAACCTTTGTGGGTGGAGGTCCCCAGCTGCGCTCCCCAGACCTCGTATACAGTGGGGCGGACAGATATAGGCTGCACACAGTTGCTATGGGTACTGTGGAGCTGGAGCTAGGCATCATCATGCGACACTTTGACAGATATGGTGTAGAGAGCTGA